A region from the Arachis ipaensis cultivar K30076 chromosome B01, Araip1.1, whole genome shotgun sequence genome encodes:
- the LOC107614500 gene encoding exopolygalacturonase-like produces the protein MIITKRATIYTLVLIITLFALSCYEANAGPIKTRSKPIGGPDIHAGQDVERDHHVLLPGEKIHNVMDFGAVPDGETDSTQAFMDAWAATRESTVKSRFLVPPGRFLIGEMFLNGPCKFNGPIVMQIDGTVLASTDISEYMNEHWLRIEDHFDLKITGVGTFDGQGHSSWKIVEDCDKKTQGSCVKNPANLYFSNVTNVIVHGVKSVNPKGSHIFVTSSANFRITNVQITAPENSPNTDGIHISHSDNVIVSKTFIGTGDDCIGMIQGSSNIVVEDVTCGPGHGISIGSLGKEEGEAEVKGVHVRNSRLVRTTNGLRIKAWPGHKFPGAASDVFFSNITMEDVRNAIIIDQEYLCPKDCTKQPSLVKIKNVHFINIRGTTTSATPVNMKCSKLNPCEGIIFRDINFQFGNTLKKLTIPQLNSSCINVKPIFEGIQIPPPCLDLPLMPKLPTVPVRLPLPVPVPVPTKPNLPTVPAKLPALKKSTLPKAGTTLKMIKTSVATKLRAPKKPTPQVPTKSKLPSVHVALKKAPKKLKLQNSKVKKGGQKAKNMRNIRKKRQH, from the exons ATGATTATCACGAAGAGAGCTACGATATATACACTTGTTCTTATTATTACTCTCTTTGCATTATCATGTTATGAAGCAAATGCGGGACCGATCAAGACAAGAAGCAAGCCGATAGGTGGTCCTGATATTCATGCGGGACAAGACGTAGAACGTGATCATCACGTGCTTCTTCCGGGCGAGAAAATACACAATGTTATGGATTTCGGAGCCGTACCCGATGGCGAAACGGACTCCACTCAGGCTTTCATGGATGCATGGGCGGCAACTCGGGAGTCCACGGTGAAGAGCAGGTTTCTTGTTCCTCCTGGGAGATTCCTGATTGGGGAAATGTTTCTGAATGGGCCATGCAAGTTTAATGGGCCGATAGTAATGCAGATTGATGGCACTGTCTTGGCTTCCACGGATATTTCTGAGTATATGAACGAACATTGGCTCAGGATCGAGGATCACTTTGACCTCAAGATTACCGGTGTAGGTACATTTGATGGCCAGGGCCATAGCTCTTGGAAAATAGTGGAGGACTGCGACAAAAAAACTCAAGGCTCATGCGTCAAGAATCCTGCT AACTTATACTTCAGCAACGTAACCAACGTGATTGTGCATGGCGTTAAGTCGGTAAATCCCAAAGGCTCTCACATTTTCGTAACTAGCAGCGCAAACTTCAGGATCACCAATGTTCAAATCACTGCACCAGAAAATAGCCCAAACACCGATGGCATTCATATTAGCCACTCCGATAATGTCATCGTTTCTAAAACTTTCATTGGAACAGGTGATGATTGTATCGGTATGATACAAGGATCCTCAAACATTGTCGTTGAGGACGTAACATGTGGCCCTGGACATGGAATTag CATTGGTAGCCTTGGAAAGGAAGAGGGAGAAGCTGAGGTGAAAGGCGTCCATGTTAGGAACAGCAGACTTGTTAGGACAACGAATGGCCTTAGAATCAAAGCATGGCCAGGTCACAAATTTCCGGGTGCAGCTTCAGATGTATTTTTCAGTAACATCACCATGGAAGATGTTAGGAATGCTATCATCATTGACCAAGAGTATTTGTGCCCTAAAGACTGCACAAAACAG CCATCACTTGTGAAGATAAAGaatgtacattttataaataTAAGGGGAACTACAACTTCAGCAACTCCAGTGAACATGAAGTGCAGCAAGCTGAATCCATGTGAAGGAATTATATTTCGTGACATTAATTTTCAGTTTGGAAACACGCTTAAAAAGCTGACGATTCCGCAATTAAACTCATCATGCATCAATGTTAAACCTATTTTCGAAGGAATACAAATTCCACCACCTTGCCTAGATTTACCATTAATGCCTAAATTACCAACAGTGCCGGTGAGATTGCCATTGCCAGTGCCAGTGCCAGTGCCAACAAAGCCAAACTTGCCAACAGTGCCAGCGAAATTGCCAGCACTAAAAAAGTCCACGTTGCCAAAAGCAGGAACAACACTAAAGATGATAAAAACTTCAGTAGCAACAAAATTGCGAGCACCCAAAAAGCCGACACCACAAGTACCCACAAAGTCAAAATTGCCATCGGTGCATGTGGCATTGAAAAAAGCACCAAAGAAGCTAAAACtgcaaaattcaaaagtaaagaAGGGGGGACAGAAGGCCAAAAATATGCGTAATATCAGAAAAAAACGTCAACACTAA
- the LOC107638779 gene encoding multiple organellar RNA editing factor 3, mitochondrial, translating into MAYWNARRILASTLSRALSSSSSAPATISRPRSRLPFALCAAKQTLPVPDCARLHRVRTKSSGSGYSPLNDPSPNWSNRPPKETILLDGCDYEHWLIVMEFPENPKPSEQQMVDAYVKTLAQVLGSEEEAKKKIYSVSTTTYTGFGALISEELSYKVKELPGVLWVLPDSYLDVPNKDYGGDLFVDGKVIPRPQYRYSERQPTRSRPRPRHDRRRETMQVERRDPVQRQDWNQSQGGPMQQSSPMNSQNSPSGGPKC; encoded by the exons ATGGCGTACTGGAATGCCCGGCGCATCCTAGCATCTACGCTCTCACGAGCTCTCTCTTCGTCTTCCTCTGCACCTGCAACCATTTCTCGACCTCGTTCTCGCTTGCCTTTTGCTCTGTGTGCCGCCAAACAAACCCTACCGGTTCCTGATTGTGCGAGGCTCCACCGGGTTCGGACCAAATCGTCGGGTTCGGGTTACTCGCCGCTGAACGATCCCTCTCCCAATTGGAGCAACCGTCCTCCCAAGGAGACTATTCTTCTCGATGGCTGCGACTACGAGCACTGGCTCATCGTCATGGAGTTCCCCGAGAATCCCAAACCCTCCGAACAACAAATGGTTGATGCCTATGTCAAAACACTAGCTCAAGTTCTTGGAAG TGAGGAAGAGGCTAAGAAGAAGATATACTCTGTTTCCACTACTACATATACTGGTTTTGGTGCCCTCATTTCCGAAGAGCTTTCTTACAAAGTTAAAG AGTTACCTGGAGTTCTTTGGGTGCTGCCGGATTCATATCTTGATGTTCCCAACAAGGACTATGGAG GTGACTTATTTGTTGATGGGAAAGTGATTCCAAGGCCACAGTATAGATATTCTGAGAGGCAACCAACTAGGAGCAGACCTCGGCCACGGCATGACAGGCGTCGTGAAACAATGCAGGTTGAAAGGAGAGACCCTGTTCAAAGACAGGACTGGAACCAAAGTCAAGGAGGACCTATGCAGCAATCGAGTCCAATGAACAGTCAAAACTCTCCGTCTGGTGGACCAAAATGTTAA
- the LOC107638792 gene encoding spidroin-1, whose translation MNSNQNKSSPLSLNNYNFDFDLGIGSNRPKSLNDQKTPNSSAPSYSSYSYSSTATSSSQPRPSWQPNKPAWSHKPASAPATQTGLPGGPPSMVGDIFGKSWGSTQPSASASASASTVGIANKNPNLFGDLVTSALGQGPRSSSNVPLKNATPASKPSAPATSTFSMGKMEDSLPKTANTAQSSTNWGSSANLGGSSTGYGGTSMNSNKSPNLGGPSLSTMGVGGSAGSGFSSSNNDPFSSLSGIGSKQSGAASLNSAAKSQKNDLGDDGFGDFQNAYKPTSAASGNVGIDIDFGGSATSNQTPVQGSAGGADPMDMFFSSSSASAGGTAAATSQGFGGQASAEVEDWGLDSEFGGGGHDVGGTTTELEGLPPPPAGVSGAAAKNKGMDNYKQGQFADAIKWLSWAVILLEKAGDNAGSVEVLSCRASCYKEVGEYKKAVADCTKVLENDEKNVSVLVQRALLYESMEKYRLGAEDLRTVLKIDPGNRVARSTVHRLAKMAD comes from the exons ATGAATTCCAACCAAAACAAATCATCCCCTCTTTCACTCAACAACTACAATTTCGATTTCGATCTCGGCATCGGATCCAATCGCCCCAAATCCCTCAACGACCAGAAAACCCCCAATTCCTCCGCCCCTTCTTACTCCTCCTATTCTTATTCCTCCACCGCCACTTCCTCTTCCCAACCGAGGCCCTCCTGGCAACCCAACAAACCTGCATGGTCCCACAAGCCCGCCTCCGCTCCTGCCACTCAAACTGGGTTGCCCGGTGGTCCCCCTTCCATGGTCGGTGACATCTTCGGCAAGTCATGGGGTTCCACCCAACCTTCCGCTTCTGCCTCCGCCTCCGCCTCCACCGTCGGCATAGCTAACAAAAACCCTAACCTTTTCGGAGACCTGGTCACCTCTGCGCTTGGCCAAGGTCCCAGGAGCTCTTCCAATGTTCCTCTCAAAAACGCAACCCCTGCTTCCAAGCCTTCAGCTCCCGCCACTTCCACCTTTTCCATGGGAAAAATGGAAGATTCTTTGCCCAAAACTGCTAACACCGCACAGAGTAGTACAAATTGGGGATCTTCTGCCAATTTAGGGGGTTCTAGTACCGGGTATGGTGGTACCAGTATGAATTCCAACAAAAGCCCGAATCTTGGGGGTCCTTCATTAAGCACTATGGGTGTTGGTGGTTCAGCTGGTAGTGGATTCAGTTCCAGTAACAATGATCCGTTTAGTTCTCTGTCTGGTATTGGATCAAAGCAATCTGGTGCTGCCAGTCTTAATTCAGCTGCTAAATCCCAAAAGAATGATTTGGGGGATGATGGTTTTGGAGATTTTCAGAATGCTTACAAGCCGACCTCTGCAGCTTCTGGTAATGTTGGAATTGACATTGATTTTGGTGGATCTGCCACCTCGAATCAGACCCCAGTCCAGGGATCTGCTGGTGGTGCTGATCCAATGGACATGTTTTTCTCATCTTCCTCAGCATCTGCCGGAGGCACTGCTGCGGCTACGTCTCAAGGATTTGGAGGACAGGCATCTGCAGAAGTGGAAGATTGGGGTCTGGATTCTGAGTTTGGTGGAGGAGGGCATGATGTGGGTGGCACAACCACTGAGCTTGAAGGGCTTCCCCCACCTCCTGCCGGGGTGTCTGGTGCCGCTGCCAAAAACAAGGGGATGGACAATTACAAGCAGGGCCAGTTTGCTGATGCTATCAAGTGGCTTTCCTGGGCCGTCATCCTTCTGGAGAAAGCCGGGGATAACGCAGGCTCTGTGGAGGTTTTGTCATGCAGGGCTTCCTGTTACAAAGAAGTTGGGGAGTATAAGAAGGCAGTGGCAGATTGTACAAAG GTTCTAgaaaatgatgagaaaaatgtGTCCGTCCTTGTACAGCGTGCTCTCTTGTATGAGAGTATGGAGAAGTACAGACTTGGTGCTGAAGACCTGAGGACTGTGCTAAAGATTGATCCTGGGAACAGAGTTGCCAGAAGTACTGTTCACCGATTGGCTAAGATGGCCGATTAG
- the LOC107638801 gene encoding growth/differentiation factor 7: protein MAMIADILVAADTVAVTAAKGLCVLRSCHSTCNVSVTDSLADQISAILQPYDAVAPPPVKPRSYRVPRRTLLRKKRRTKRKLSGDGAGDKGNEGFFFGDGDDGVFGGGGGGGFGGSGGGWNFNRFGDGHNDWDEHSIPDPAFDFVYQVLSWIMLSNCIHFAFKRIVQILADGAIVDSGDREKVPARLTPIC, encoded by the coding sequence ATGGCGATGATTGCGGACATTCTCGTTGCGGCTGACACCGTCGCAGTCACCGCTGCGAAAGGCCTATGCGTCCTCCGTAGCTGCCATTCCACCTGCAACGTTTCCGTCACCGATTCCCTCGCCGACCAGATCTCGGCCATCCTTCAGCCTTACGACGCGGTGGCGCCGCCGCCAGTGAAGCCTAGATCGTACAGGGTGCCGCGTCGGACGCTTCTTCGGAAAAAACGACGAACGAAGCGCAAGTTGTCCGGCGATGGCGCCGGGGACAAGGGAAACGAGGGCTTTTTCTTTGGCGACGGAGACGATGGTGTTTTCGGAGGCGGCGGCGGCGGAGGGTTCGGAGGAAGCGGCGGAGGTTGGAATTTCAATAGGTTTGGGGACGGGCATAATGATTGGGATGAACATTCGATTCCGGACCCTGCGTTCGATTTCGTGTACCAGGTGCTGTCTTGGATCATGCTTTCGAATTGCATCCATTTCGCGTTCAAGAGGATCGTTCAAATCCTTGCGGATGGCgcgattgtggattctggtgatAGGGAAAAAGTTCCAGCTAGATTAACCCCAATTTGTTGA
- the LOC107614510 gene encoding phospholipase D zeta 1 isoform X1, whose protein sequence is MVMHLPKFSKDDNSRKCCLSDCFSCCNDNWQKVWAVLKPGFLALLADPFDVQPLDIIAFDVLPSSDGNVDHRQSLAQEMKDRNPLRHSFKVTCGNRCIRVRVKSSAKVKDWVTAINDAGLKPPEGWCHPHRYGSYAPPRGLIKDGSQAQWFVDGRAAFEAIASSIKDAKSEIFICGWWLCPELYLKRPFHAHASSRLDNLLEARAKQGVQIFVLIYKEVALALKINSSYSRRKLLSIHENVRVLRYPDHFSTGVYLWSHHEKLVIVDHQICFIGGLDLCFGRYDTPEHKVGDLPPIIWPGKDYYNPRESEPNSWEDMMKDELDRGKYPRMPWHDVHCALWGPPCRDIARHFVQRWNFAKRNKAPNEQAIPLLMPRHHMVIPHYLGKDTEVKIEYKNNDNNRTMMREDSFSSATDDIPLLLPRESGGLNTSEEDPKSGSSSFSYLRDQTASRLSSGLSFSLWKTRVEPLSSDTPMKGFVDNLDGVQVRHQRKMSLDRVSLGDVQNSDQEWWKTPGPGEHGGFAEDSGQVGPRVSCRCQVIRSVTQWSAGTSQTEESIHKAYCSLIEKAEYFIYIENQFFISGLSRDDVIRNRVSEALYQRIRRAYDDKKTFRVIIVIPLLPGFQGGLDDSGAASVRAIMHWQYRTICRGQNSILHNLYELLGSKMHDYISFFGLRAHGRLCESVPLVTSQIYVHSKIMIIDDCTCLIGSANINDRSLLGSRDSEIGVVIEDRELIDSYMDGKPWKAGKFSLTLRLSLWSEHLGLGAGEANQIMDPVVESTYNDIWLARAKENTKIYQDVFSCVPNDVIHNRYAFRQSVAFWKDKIGHSTIDLGIAPKKLENHHDGVTESIDPMERLASVKGHLVSFPLEFMSLENLRPAFNEGEFYAAQVFH, encoded by the exons ATGGTGATGCATCTCCCAAAATTTTCAAAGGATGATAATTCCAGAAAGTGTTGTTTGTCTGATTGTTTTAGTTGTTGTAATGATAACTGGCAAAAG GTTTGGGCAGTACTGAAACCTGGGTTCTTAGCACTGCTAGCAGATCCTTTTGATGTACAACCTTTGGACATTATTGCTTTTGATGTACTACCTTCCTCCGATGGGAATGTGGATCATCGTCAATCACTGGCACAAGAAATGAAGGATCGAAATCCCTTGCGCCATTCGTTTAAG GTAACTTGTGGAAACCGGTGTATTAGAGTTAGAGTAAAAAGTAGTGCTAAAGTTAAAGATTGGGTCACTGCAATTAATGATGCTGGACTCAAGCCCCCTGAAGGATGGTGTCATCCCCACCGCTATGGTTCTTATGCTCCTCCAAGAGGCTTGATCAAAGATGGAAGTCAGGCCCAATGGTTTGTAGATGGTCGTGCCGCATTTGAGGCAATTGCTTCTTCAATCAAGGATGCAAAATCAGAG ATATTTATTTGTGGCTGGTGGTTGTGCCCAGAACTGTATCTAAAGCGCCCTTTTCATGCTCATGCTTCATCAAGGCTTGATAATTTGCTGGAAGCAAGAGCTAAGCAAGGGGTCCAG ATTTTCGTTCTTATCTACAAAGAGGTAGCCCTTGCTTTGAAAATCAATAGTTCTTATAGCAGGAGAAAGCTTCTTAGCATTCACGAGAATGTGAGGGTATTACGCTATCCTGACCACTTTTCTACTGGTGTTTACCTGTG GTCGCATCATGAGAAACTTGTGATTGTTGACCACCAGATTTGCTTTATTGGAGGACTGGATTTGTGCTTTGGTCGTTATGACACCCCTGAACATAAAGTTGGGGATCTCCCTCCTATTATCTGGCCAGGAAAGGACTATTATAATCCAAG GGAATCTGAACCAAATTCATGGGAAGATATGATGAAAGATGAATTGGACCGTGGAAAATACCCGCGTATGCCTTGGCATGATGTTCATTGTGCACTTTGGGGGCCCCCTTGTCGTGACATAGCGAGGCACTTTGTTCAGAGATGGAATTTTGCCAAG AGgaacaaagctccaaatgagcaAGCGATACCATTACTTATGCCTCGGCATCATATGGTTATTCCACATTACTTGGGAAAGGACACAGAGGTGAAGATTGAATACAAGAATAATGACAACAACAGAACCATGATGAGGGAAGACTCCTTTAGCTCAGCAACTGATGATATTCCTTTACTATTGCCTCGGGAGTCTGGTGGGCTCAATACTTCTGAAGAAGACCCCAAAAGTGGGTCAAGCTCATTTTCATATCTGCGTGACCAGACTGCTAGTAGGCTCAGCAGCGGTCTTTCTTTCTCTTTATGGAAGACCAGAGTTGAACCACTTAGTTCTGATACACCAATGAAGGGATTTGTAGACAATCTTGATGGTGTGCAAGTGCGTCATCAAAGGAAAATGTCTCTAGATAGAGTATCTCTTGGTGATGTCCAGAATTCAGATCAAGAGTGGTGGAAAACACCAGGACCTGGTGAGCATGGAGGTTTTGCAGAAGACTCTGGACAAGTTGGCCCTCGTGTTTCGTGTCGTTGTCAG GTTATTAGGAGTGTCACTCAATGGTCAGCTGGAACAAGCCAAACCGAAGAAAGCATCCACAAGGCATATTGCTCTCTAATTGAGAAGGCAGAATATTTCATCTACATTGAG AATCAATTTTTTATCTCAGGTCTTTCACGGGATGATGTAATACGAAATCGTGTATCAGAAGCTTTATATCAACGCATTAGGCGAGCTTACGACGATAAGAAAACTTTCAGGGTTATAATTGTCATACCTCTCCTTCCTGGCTTCCAG GGGGGCCTGGACGACAGTGGTGCAGCCTCTGTGAGAGCCATAATGCATTGGCAGTATAGAACTATCTGCCGAGGACAGAATTCTATATTACATAATTTGTATGAACTTCTTGGTTCAAAAATGCATGACTATATCTCTTTCTTCGGCCTCAGGGCACATGGTAGACTTTGTGAAAGTGTTCCCTTGGTAACCAGCCAG ATCTATGTTCACAGCAAAATCATGATTATTGATGATTGTACATGTTTGATTGGATCTGCTAATATTAATGATAGGAGTTTACTTGGCTCCAGAGATTCTGAG ATTGGTGTAGTTATAGAAGACAGAGAACTGATTGATTCCTATATGGATGGAAAGCCTTGGAAGGCAGGAAAATTCTCCTTGACTCTCCGATTGTCACTATGGTCTGAGCATTTAGGTCTTGGAGCAGGAGAG GCCAATCAAATAATGGATCCAGTTGTTGAGTCTACCTACAATGACATTTGGTTGGCAAGAGCAAAG GAAAATACTAAAATTTACCAGGATGTCTTTTCTTGTGTTCCTAATGATGTGATACACAACAG ATATGCTTTCCGACAAAGCGTTGCTTTTTGGAAAGACAAGATAGGTCACAGTACTATTGATCTAGGGATAGCTCCAAAAAAGTTAGAAAATCATCATGACGGAGTTACTGAGAGCATTGATCCCATGGAGAGGTTAGCGTCAGTGAAAGGTCACCTTGTTAGTTTCCCCCTGGAGTTCATGAGCTTAGAAAATCTAAGACCTGCTTTCAATGAAGGCGAGTTCTATGCTGCCCAAGTTTTCCATTGA
- the LOC107614510 gene encoding phospholipase D zeta 1 isoform X2, with protein sequence MVMHLPKFSKDDNSRKCCLSDCFSCCNDNWQKVWAVLKPGFLALLADPFDVQPLDIIAFDVLPSSDGNVDHRQSLAQEMKDRNPLRHSFKVTCGNRCIRVRVKSSAKVKDWVTAINDAGLKPPEGWCHPHRYGSYAPPRGLIKDGSQAQWFVDGRAAFEAIASSIKDAKSEIFICGWWLCPELYLKRPFHAHASSRLDNLLEARAKQGVQIFVLIYKEVALALKINSSYSRRKLLSIHENVRVLRYPDHFSTGVYLWSHHEKLVIVDHQICFIGGLDLCFGRYDTPEHKVGDLPPIIWPGKDYYNPRESEPNSWEDMMKDELDRGKYPRMPWHDVHCALWGPPCRDIARHFVQRWNFAKRNKAPNEQAIPLLMPRHHMVIPHYLGKDTEVKIEYKNNDNNRTMMREDSFSSATDDIPLLLPRESGGLNTSEEDPKSGSSSFSYLRDQTASRLSSGLSFSLWKTRVEPLSSDTPMKGFVDNLDGVQVRHQRKMSLDRVSLGDVQNSDQEWWKTPGPGEHGGFAEDSGQVGPRVSCRCQVIRSVTQWSAGTSQTEESIHKAYCSLIEKAEYFIYIENQFFISGLSRDDVIRNRVSEALYQRIRRAYDDKKTFRVIIVIPLLPGFQGGLDDSGAASVRAIMHWQYRTICRGQNSILHNLYELLGSKMHDYISFFGLRAHGRLCESVPLVTSQIGVVIEDRELIDSYMDGKPWKAGKFSLTLRLSLWSEHLGLGAGEANQIMDPVVESTYNDIWLARAKENTKIYQDVFSCVPNDVIHNRYAFRQSVAFWKDKIGHSTIDLGIAPKKLENHHDGVTESIDPMERLASVKGHLVSFPLEFMSLENLRPAFNEGEFYAAQVFH encoded by the exons ATGGTGATGCATCTCCCAAAATTTTCAAAGGATGATAATTCCAGAAAGTGTTGTTTGTCTGATTGTTTTAGTTGTTGTAATGATAACTGGCAAAAG GTTTGGGCAGTACTGAAACCTGGGTTCTTAGCACTGCTAGCAGATCCTTTTGATGTACAACCTTTGGACATTATTGCTTTTGATGTACTACCTTCCTCCGATGGGAATGTGGATCATCGTCAATCACTGGCACAAGAAATGAAGGATCGAAATCCCTTGCGCCATTCGTTTAAG GTAACTTGTGGAAACCGGTGTATTAGAGTTAGAGTAAAAAGTAGTGCTAAAGTTAAAGATTGGGTCACTGCAATTAATGATGCTGGACTCAAGCCCCCTGAAGGATGGTGTCATCCCCACCGCTATGGTTCTTATGCTCCTCCAAGAGGCTTGATCAAAGATGGAAGTCAGGCCCAATGGTTTGTAGATGGTCGTGCCGCATTTGAGGCAATTGCTTCTTCAATCAAGGATGCAAAATCAGAG ATATTTATTTGTGGCTGGTGGTTGTGCCCAGAACTGTATCTAAAGCGCCCTTTTCATGCTCATGCTTCATCAAGGCTTGATAATTTGCTGGAAGCAAGAGCTAAGCAAGGGGTCCAG ATTTTCGTTCTTATCTACAAAGAGGTAGCCCTTGCTTTGAAAATCAATAGTTCTTATAGCAGGAGAAAGCTTCTTAGCATTCACGAGAATGTGAGGGTATTACGCTATCCTGACCACTTTTCTACTGGTGTTTACCTGTG GTCGCATCATGAGAAACTTGTGATTGTTGACCACCAGATTTGCTTTATTGGAGGACTGGATTTGTGCTTTGGTCGTTATGACACCCCTGAACATAAAGTTGGGGATCTCCCTCCTATTATCTGGCCAGGAAAGGACTATTATAATCCAAG GGAATCTGAACCAAATTCATGGGAAGATATGATGAAAGATGAATTGGACCGTGGAAAATACCCGCGTATGCCTTGGCATGATGTTCATTGTGCACTTTGGGGGCCCCCTTGTCGTGACATAGCGAGGCACTTTGTTCAGAGATGGAATTTTGCCAAG AGgaacaaagctccaaatgagcaAGCGATACCATTACTTATGCCTCGGCATCATATGGTTATTCCACATTACTTGGGAAAGGACACAGAGGTGAAGATTGAATACAAGAATAATGACAACAACAGAACCATGATGAGGGAAGACTCCTTTAGCTCAGCAACTGATGATATTCCTTTACTATTGCCTCGGGAGTCTGGTGGGCTCAATACTTCTGAAGAAGACCCCAAAAGTGGGTCAAGCTCATTTTCATATCTGCGTGACCAGACTGCTAGTAGGCTCAGCAGCGGTCTTTCTTTCTCTTTATGGAAGACCAGAGTTGAACCACTTAGTTCTGATACACCAATGAAGGGATTTGTAGACAATCTTGATGGTGTGCAAGTGCGTCATCAAAGGAAAATGTCTCTAGATAGAGTATCTCTTGGTGATGTCCAGAATTCAGATCAAGAGTGGTGGAAAACACCAGGACCTGGTGAGCATGGAGGTTTTGCAGAAGACTCTGGACAAGTTGGCCCTCGTGTTTCGTGTCGTTGTCAG GTTATTAGGAGTGTCACTCAATGGTCAGCTGGAACAAGCCAAACCGAAGAAAGCATCCACAAGGCATATTGCTCTCTAATTGAGAAGGCAGAATATTTCATCTACATTGAG AATCAATTTTTTATCTCAGGTCTTTCACGGGATGATGTAATACGAAATCGTGTATCAGAAGCTTTATATCAACGCATTAGGCGAGCTTACGACGATAAGAAAACTTTCAGGGTTATAATTGTCATACCTCTCCTTCCTGGCTTCCAG GGGGGCCTGGACGACAGTGGTGCAGCCTCTGTGAGAGCCATAATGCATTGGCAGTATAGAACTATCTGCCGAGGACAGAATTCTATATTACATAATTTGTATGAACTTCTTGGTTCAAAAATGCATGACTATATCTCTTTCTTCGGCCTCAGGGCACATGGTAGACTTTGTGAAAGTGTTCCCTTGGTAACCAGCCAG ATTGGTGTAGTTATAGAAGACAGAGAACTGATTGATTCCTATATGGATGGAAAGCCTTGGAAGGCAGGAAAATTCTCCTTGACTCTCCGATTGTCACTATGGTCTGAGCATTTAGGTCTTGGAGCAGGAGAG GCCAATCAAATAATGGATCCAGTTGTTGAGTCTACCTACAATGACATTTGGTTGGCAAGAGCAAAG GAAAATACTAAAATTTACCAGGATGTCTTTTCTTGTGTTCCTAATGATGTGATACACAACAG ATATGCTTTCCGACAAAGCGTTGCTTTTTGGAAAGACAAGATAGGTCACAGTACTATTGATCTAGGGATAGCTCCAAAAAAGTTAGAAAATCATCATGACGGAGTTACTGAGAGCATTGATCCCATGGAGAGGTTAGCGTCAGTGAAAGGTCACCTTGTTAGTTTCCCCCTGGAGTTCATGAGCTTAGAAAATCTAAGACCTGCTTTCAATGAAGGCGAGTTCTATGCTGCCCAAGTTTTCCATTGA